The region GAATCACTCTCCAGAAAGGCATGACCCGTGTTTGTCTTCGCCGCCGTACTGAGCGTTCTGCTCGCCGTTGTCGGGCTGGCCGCCGGACTACCGAAAGCCCTGCTCAAGGGCAGCATTCCAGCCCAGTTGCAGTCTCCCGGAGGCTTCAGCGCCCCGCTGGTCCGGTTCATCGGGCTGGCCGAGCTGGCCGCAGCCGCAGGGCTCATCGCCGGTCTCTTCTGGCAGCCCATCGGCGTTGCCGCCGCCCTGGGATTCGCAGTCCTGCTCGTCGGAGCCGTCGGCTTCCACGCCAAGTCCGGCGACTACGCCAACCCCGAGACCCGCGGCAACGCGATGGCACCCATCATCCTCACCGTCATCGCGATCGCTGCCGCCGCCACGCTCGTCCTCGCCTCCTGACCAGCGCCTGAATCCGAGGCGCCACAGCTCACCTTCCGCCCGGCAAACCCGGCCGGGTGATCGCGAGACCGCCCTCGCTACGCGGACCGTCACCGATCATCCGCCTTCCCGACCACTGCTACACCTGAGGAACATCCCATGACCACTCTTCTGCACCTCGATTCCTCGCTGTTTTCCGGCGACGCCTCCTCCTCCCGCGCCGTGACCGCCGCCTTCCGCCGGACCTGGCAGGAGCACCACCCCGAGGGCACGGTCATCTACCGTGACCTCGCCACGAACCCCGTACCGCACCTCACCGCCGACGCCCACACCGCCGGCCAGACCGACCCGGCCACGCACACCCCCGCCCAGGCCGCCGCCCTCGCCCACCGGCTGACGCTGATCGACGAGCTGGAGAACGCCGACGCCATACTGATCGGCGCTCCGATGTACAACTACTCGATTCCCTCGACCCTCAAGGCGTGGCTCGACAACATCGTCCTCGTCGGCCGCACCGCCGGCGTGGAAAGCT is a window of Streptomyces sp. NBC_00271 DNA encoding:
- a CDS encoding FMN-dependent NADH-azoreductase, which translates into the protein MTTLLHLDSSLFSGDASSSRAVTAAFRRTWQEHHPEGTVIYRDLATNPVPHLTADAHTAGQTDPATHTPAQAAALAHRLTLIDELENADAILIGAPMYNYSIPSTLKAWLDNIVLVGRTAGVESSRLKGTSVTVVASRGGSYAPGTPREGYEYVQNYLTAVLADALALDVNFIVPELTMAVHNPAMSQLIPLFEASRQQALDDAASTAKAIAHRIAA
- a CDS encoding DoxX family protein; the encoded protein is MFVFAAVLSVLLAVVGLAAGLPKALLKGSIPAQLQSPGGFSAPLVRFIGLAELAAAAGLIAGLFWQPIGVAAALGFAVLLVGAVGFHAKSGDYANPETRGNAMAPIILTVIAIAAAATLVLAS